From one Nymphalis io chromosome 19, ilAglIoxx1.1, whole genome shotgun sequence genomic stretch:
- the LOC126775763 gene encoding transmembrane protein 245 isoform X1, translated as MQQSPFENIFNIIGGLSEGNEKPMKHGFYNAFALFILAICCAAIYVLFLILEPFFKPLFWALLVGSLLHPFKYKLSKKIKTWFEDLRKSDSSVIYGLVLIPVNVINYASDTVGHQFREHYKTVIGLLSAIFILPWLYGAIPRSFCCIFWQLVSFISFTTTLLIKLCSSYITMTIAIAYMISIYFLWSPSRAGMFRTTSHILWLVIASFLANLAGSFKVHMFILLQAIGITGFVLEVLHIHKQLLTRDPEASMIKAVQVALTNRQQESLTLEKIDEKPEEVPETSDKDSTPDIDSPSPITPDTITKRGSWTGNEPIQSSPRQAKMLFKTRTLSALPLPNPKTKTAFENRLLASFRQRSLDENYIRNNFNDDETALYFKLLFFGCLCMLIWKYIWLLPVMLFFLAIHVIKKSLNFFGVWLFCENQYNNIMSKVGSWWNDRKSALIPAQVRGVGKMLSICNRSVIDMAYESVDTVSTCIVIIGLIFFVVVTTIFICIQIYSEAIVVVQLSGSLLNSTFVQNSELHAYLPEGWEEKLDSLIDNAYTYGREGISTGIMRYVKSILKEGDPEKIARVEQQVLEIWDRVYQSWVSGTFAAQMGPQVDGSAVQDSWENFVNDVGAPGIFDYSGIVSWVKANVGTLSAIATNIWAPLASNVSLLAGSLGAFTSLLLCGGGAIINMFINLVVFFTTLFYLLASSNALYKPVEVITRVQPNFGPRLGIALSVAINQVFRASFKMALFYGLWTWLVHNLFGAKVVYLPSVLAAVLGAAPFLGPYLAGIPAALDVWLQGRPMAACLLPIAQAAPIAFLDAAVYAEIKDGGHPYVTGLAIAGGIFYLGPEGAILGPLLLCCIMVVLNLSSTFLRDTPSEERAALHSRVRSLLECILK; from the exons ATGCAACAATCAccgtttgaaaatatttttaatattattggtgGACTATCGGAGGGGAATGAAAAACCTATGAAACATGGGTTCTATAATGCCTTTGCCCTATTTATTCTAGCGATATGCTGTGCGGCCATCtatgtgttatttttaatcttgGAGCCCTTTTTCAAACCGTTGTTTTGGGCTCTACTCGTTGGTTCACTACTTCATCCcttcaaatacaaattatcaaaaaaaatcaaaacatggTTTGAAGATCTTCGAAAATCAGATTCGTCTGTGATATATGGTTTAGTGTTGATACCTGTAAATGTAATCAATTATGCATCGGATACAGTAGGACATCAATTCAGAGAACATTATAAG acTGTTATAGGGTTGCTAtctgcaatatttatattaccttgGCTGTACGGTGCCATACCACGCAGTTTCTGCTGTATCTTCTGGCAGTTGGTCAGCTTCATCAGTTTTACGACAACTCTTCTTATAAAACTATGCAGCTCTTACATT aCAATGACAATAGCCATTGCATATATGATAAGCATATACTTTCTATGGAGTCCATCAAGAGCTGGAATGTTCCGGACAACCTCTCATATTCTCTGGCTAGTAATAGCAAGCTTCTTAGCTAATTTGGCTGGATCATTCAAAGTGCATATGTTTATACTCCTACAAGCAATTGGTATCACAGGTTTTGTACTAGAAGTTTTACATATACACAAGCAACTGTTAACTCGAG ATCCTGAGGCATCAATGATCAAAGCTGTCCAGGTTGCTTTAACAAATCGCCAGCAAGAAAGTCTTACACTTGAGAAGATAGATGAAAAGCCGGAAGAAGTGCCAGAAACAAGTGACAAAGACTCTACACCAGACATAGATTCCCCTTCCCCCATTACACCAGATACAATCACAAAGAGGGGAAGTTGGACAGGAAATGAACCTATTCAAAGTTCTCCAAGACAAgccaaaatgttatttaaaactagAACCTTATCCGCCCTTCCATTACCAAATCCGAAAACGAAAACTGCTTTTGAAAATCGACTTTTAGCTTCATTCAGACAAAGGTCTTTGGATGAAAATTATatcagaaataattttaatgatgacGAAACAGCTCTTTATTTCAAGCTTCTATTTTTTGGGTGCCTTTGTATGCTTATCTGGAAATATATTTGGCTACTACCCGTCATGTTATTCTTTCTAGCAATCCATGTAATCAAGAAATCGCTAAATTTCTTTGGTGTTTGGTTATTCTGTGAGAatcaatacaataacataatgtCTAAAGTCGGAAGCTGGTGGAATGACAg AAAATCGGCCCTAATCCCAGCTCAAGTCCGAGGTGTTGGGAAGATGCTGTCCATCTGTAACAGGAGTGTTATAGATATGGCATATGAGTCAGTGGACACAGTATCAACTTGTATTGTCATCATAGgactaatattttttgtagtggtcactacaatatttatttgtatacag ATATATTCTGAGGCGATAGTGGTGGTACAGCTTAGTGGTAGTCTCTTGAACAGTACTTTTGTACAGAATAGCGAACTACACGCATACCTACCCGAGGGCTGGGAGGAAAAATTGGATTCTCTTATCGATAATGCGTACACTTATGGACGAGAAGGAATTTCTACAGGG ATAATGAGATAC GTTAAAAGCATTCTCAAAGAAGGTGACCCGGAAAAAATAGCACGCGTTGAACAACAAGTCTTGGAAATATGGGACCGAGTCTATCAGAGTTGGGTTTCTGGAACGTTCGCTGCACAGATGGGTCCTCAAGTTGATGGTTCCGCCGTTCAGGATTCTTGGGAAAATTTTGTCAACGATGTCGGTGCGCCAG GTATATTCGACTACAGCGGAATAGTATCTTGGGTTAAAGCAAATGTTGGAACTCTTAGTGCCATAGCAACCAATATCTGGGCACCGTTGGCCAGTAATGTGTCTCTGTTGGCCGGATCATTGGGTGCGTTCACTTCCTTGTTGCTGTGTGGAGGAGGcgctattataaatatgtttattaatttg GTGGTGTTTTTCACGACACTGTTTTATCTGTTGGCTTCGAGCAACGCCCTCTACAAACCCGTGGAAGTTATCACACGGGTTCAACCTAATTTCGGTCCTAGGCTGGGTATCGCTTTGTCCGTCGCTATTAATCAG GTGTTCAGAGCATCTTTCAAGATGGCGCTGTTTTACGGTCTGTGGACGTGGTTGGTTCACAACTTGTTTGGAgccaaagttgtttatttgccaTCTG TTTTAGCAGCAGTTTTAGGCGCGGCACCATTCCTAGGTCCATACCTAGCTGGTATTCCCGCGGCACTGGATGTATGGCTTCAGGGCAGACCGATGGCAGCATGCTTGCTGCCCATAGCTCAAGCAGCGCCCATAGCTTTCCTTGATGCTGCGGT
- the LOC126775763 gene encoding transmembrane protein 245 isoform X3, with translation MQQSPFENIFNIIGGLSEGNEKPMKHGFYNAFALFILAICCAAIYVLFLILEPFFKPLFWALLVGSLLHPFKYKLSKKIKTWFEDLRKSDSSVIYGLVLIPVNVINYASDTVGHQFREHYKTVIGLLSAIFILPWLYGAIPRSFCCIFWQLVSFISFTTTLLIKLCSSYITMTIAIAYMISIYFLWSPSRAGMFRTTSHILWLVIASFLANLAGSFKVHMFILLQAIGITGFVLEVLHIHKQLLTRDPEASMIKAVQVALTNRQQESLTLEKIDEKPEEVPETSDKDSTPDIDSPSPITPDTITKRGSWTGNEPIQSSPRQAKMLFKTRTLSALPLPNPKTKTAFENRLLASFRQRSLDENYIRNNFNDDETALYFKLLFFGCLCMLIWKYIWLLPVMLFFLAIHVIKKSLNFFGVWLFCENQYNNIMSKVGSWWNDRKSALIPAQVRGVGKMLSICNRSVIDMAYESVDTVSTCIVIIGLIFFVVVTTIFICIQIYSEAIVVVQLSGSLLNSTFVQNSELHAYLPEGWEEKLDSLIDNAYTYGREGISTGVKSILKEGDPEKIARVEQQVLEIWDRVYQSWVSGTFAAQMGPQVDGSAVQDSWENFVNDVGAPGIFDYSGIVSWVKANVGTLSAIATNIWAPLASNVSLLAGSLGAFTSLLLCGGGAIINMFINLVVFFTTLFYLLASSNALYKPVEVITRVQPNFGPRLGIALSVAINQVFRASFKMALFYGLWTWLVHNLFGAKVVYLPSVLAAVLGAAPFLGPYLAGIPAALDVWLQGRPMAACLLPIAQAAPIAFLDAAVYAEIKDGGHPYVTGLAIAGGIFYLGPEGAILGPLLLCCIMVVLNLSSTFLRDTPSEERAALHSRVRSLLECILK, from the exons ATGCAACAATCAccgtttgaaaatatttttaatattattggtgGACTATCGGAGGGGAATGAAAAACCTATGAAACATGGGTTCTATAATGCCTTTGCCCTATTTATTCTAGCGATATGCTGTGCGGCCATCtatgtgttatttttaatcttgGAGCCCTTTTTCAAACCGTTGTTTTGGGCTCTACTCGTTGGTTCACTACTTCATCCcttcaaatacaaattatcaaaaaaaatcaaaacatggTTTGAAGATCTTCGAAAATCAGATTCGTCTGTGATATATGGTTTAGTGTTGATACCTGTAAATGTAATCAATTATGCATCGGATACAGTAGGACATCAATTCAGAGAACATTATAAG acTGTTATAGGGTTGCTAtctgcaatatttatattaccttgGCTGTACGGTGCCATACCACGCAGTTTCTGCTGTATCTTCTGGCAGTTGGTCAGCTTCATCAGTTTTACGACAACTCTTCTTATAAAACTATGCAGCTCTTACATT aCAATGACAATAGCCATTGCATATATGATAAGCATATACTTTCTATGGAGTCCATCAAGAGCTGGAATGTTCCGGACAACCTCTCATATTCTCTGGCTAGTAATAGCAAGCTTCTTAGCTAATTTGGCTGGATCATTCAAAGTGCATATGTTTATACTCCTACAAGCAATTGGTATCACAGGTTTTGTACTAGAAGTTTTACATATACACAAGCAACTGTTAACTCGAG ATCCTGAGGCATCAATGATCAAAGCTGTCCAGGTTGCTTTAACAAATCGCCAGCAAGAAAGTCTTACACTTGAGAAGATAGATGAAAAGCCGGAAGAAGTGCCAGAAACAAGTGACAAAGACTCTACACCAGACATAGATTCCCCTTCCCCCATTACACCAGATACAATCACAAAGAGGGGAAGTTGGACAGGAAATGAACCTATTCAAAGTTCTCCAAGACAAgccaaaatgttatttaaaactagAACCTTATCCGCCCTTCCATTACCAAATCCGAAAACGAAAACTGCTTTTGAAAATCGACTTTTAGCTTCATTCAGACAAAGGTCTTTGGATGAAAATTATatcagaaataattttaatgatgacGAAACAGCTCTTTATTTCAAGCTTCTATTTTTTGGGTGCCTTTGTATGCTTATCTGGAAATATATTTGGCTACTACCCGTCATGTTATTCTTTCTAGCAATCCATGTAATCAAGAAATCGCTAAATTTCTTTGGTGTTTGGTTATTCTGTGAGAatcaatacaataacataatgtCTAAAGTCGGAAGCTGGTGGAATGACAg AAAATCGGCCCTAATCCCAGCTCAAGTCCGAGGTGTTGGGAAGATGCTGTCCATCTGTAACAGGAGTGTTATAGATATGGCATATGAGTCAGTGGACACAGTATCAACTTGTATTGTCATCATAGgactaatattttttgtagtggtcactacaatatttatttgtatacag ATATATTCTGAGGCGATAGTGGTGGTACAGCTTAGTGGTAGTCTCTTGAACAGTACTTTTGTACAGAATAGCGAACTACACGCATACCTACCCGAGGGCTGGGAGGAAAAATTGGATTCTCTTATCGATAATGCGTACACTTATGGACGAGAAGGAATTTCTACAGGG GTTAAAAGCATTCTCAAAGAAGGTGACCCGGAAAAAATAGCACGCGTTGAACAACAAGTCTTGGAAATATGGGACCGAGTCTATCAGAGTTGGGTTTCTGGAACGTTCGCTGCACAGATGGGTCCTCAAGTTGATGGTTCCGCCGTTCAGGATTCTTGGGAAAATTTTGTCAACGATGTCGGTGCGCCAG GTATATTCGACTACAGCGGAATAGTATCTTGGGTTAAAGCAAATGTTGGAACTCTTAGTGCCATAGCAACCAATATCTGGGCACCGTTGGCCAGTAATGTGTCTCTGTTGGCCGGATCATTGGGTGCGTTCACTTCCTTGTTGCTGTGTGGAGGAGGcgctattataaatatgtttattaatttg GTGGTGTTTTTCACGACACTGTTTTATCTGTTGGCTTCGAGCAACGCCCTCTACAAACCCGTGGAAGTTATCACACGGGTTCAACCTAATTTCGGTCCTAGGCTGGGTATCGCTTTGTCCGTCGCTATTAATCAG GTGTTCAGAGCATCTTTCAAGATGGCGCTGTTTTACGGTCTGTGGACGTGGTTGGTTCACAACTTGTTTGGAgccaaagttgtttatttgccaTCTG TTTTAGCAGCAGTTTTAGGCGCGGCACCATTCCTAGGTCCATACCTAGCTGGTATTCCCGCGGCACTGGATGTATGGCTTCAGGGCAGACCGATGGCAGCATGCTTGCTGCCCATAGCTCAAGCAGCGCCCATAGCTTTCCTTGATGCTGCGGT
- the LOC126775763 gene encoding transmembrane protein 245 isoform X2 — protein MQQSPFENIFNIIGGLSEGNEKPMKHGFYNAFALFILAICCAAIYVLFLILEPFFKPLFWALLVGSLLHPFKYKLSKKIKTWFEDLRKSDSSVIYGLVLIPVNVINYASDTVGHQFREHYKTVIGLLSAIFILPWLYGAIPRSFCCIFWQLVSFISFTTTLLIKLCSSYITMTIAIAYMISIYFLWSPSRAGMFRTTSHILWLVIASFLANLAGSFKVHMFILLQAIGITGFVLEVLHIHKQLLTRDPEASMIKAVQVALTNRQQESLTLEKIDEKPEEVPETSDKDSTPDIDSPSPITPDTITKRGSWTGNEPIQSSPRQAKMLFKTRTLSALPLPNPKTKTAFENRLLASFRQRSLDENYIRNNFNDDETALYFKLLFFGCLCMLIWKYIWLLPVMLFFLAIHVIKKSLNFFGVWLFCENQYNNIMSKVGSWWNDRKSALIPAQVRGVGKMLSICNRSVIDMAYESVDTVSTCIVIIGLIFFVVVTTIFICIQIYSEAIVVVQLSGSLLNSTFVQNSELHAYLPEGWEEKLDSLIDNAYTYGREGISTGIMRYVKSILKEGDPEKIARVEQQVLEIWDRVYQSWVSGTFAAQMGPQVDGSAVQDSWENFVNDVGAPGIFDYSGIVSWVKANVGTLSAIATNIWAPLASNVSLLAGSLGAFTSLLLCGGGAIINMFINLVVFFTTLFYLLASSNALYKPVEVITRVQPNFGPRLGIALSVAINQVFRASFKMALFYGLWTWLVHNLFGAKVVYLPSVLAAVLGAAPFLGPYLAGIPAALDVWLQGRPMAACLLPIAQAAPIAFLDAAVYAEIKDGGHPYVTGLAIAGGIFYLGPEGAILGPLLLCCIMVVLNLSSTFLRDTPSEERAALHSRVRLGAYL, from the exons ATGCAACAATCAccgtttgaaaatatttttaatattattggtgGACTATCGGAGGGGAATGAAAAACCTATGAAACATGGGTTCTATAATGCCTTTGCCCTATTTATTCTAGCGATATGCTGTGCGGCCATCtatgtgttatttttaatcttgGAGCCCTTTTTCAAACCGTTGTTTTGGGCTCTACTCGTTGGTTCACTACTTCATCCcttcaaatacaaattatcaaaaaaaatcaaaacatggTTTGAAGATCTTCGAAAATCAGATTCGTCTGTGATATATGGTTTAGTGTTGATACCTGTAAATGTAATCAATTATGCATCGGATACAGTAGGACATCAATTCAGAGAACATTATAAG acTGTTATAGGGTTGCTAtctgcaatatttatattaccttgGCTGTACGGTGCCATACCACGCAGTTTCTGCTGTATCTTCTGGCAGTTGGTCAGCTTCATCAGTTTTACGACAACTCTTCTTATAAAACTATGCAGCTCTTACATT aCAATGACAATAGCCATTGCATATATGATAAGCATATACTTTCTATGGAGTCCATCAAGAGCTGGAATGTTCCGGACAACCTCTCATATTCTCTGGCTAGTAATAGCAAGCTTCTTAGCTAATTTGGCTGGATCATTCAAAGTGCATATGTTTATACTCCTACAAGCAATTGGTATCACAGGTTTTGTACTAGAAGTTTTACATATACACAAGCAACTGTTAACTCGAG ATCCTGAGGCATCAATGATCAAAGCTGTCCAGGTTGCTTTAACAAATCGCCAGCAAGAAAGTCTTACACTTGAGAAGATAGATGAAAAGCCGGAAGAAGTGCCAGAAACAAGTGACAAAGACTCTACACCAGACATAGATTCCCCTTCCCCCATTACACCAGATACAATCACAAAGAGGGGAAGTTGGACAGGAAATGAACCTATTCAAAGTTCTCCAAGACAAgccaaaatgttatttaaaactagAACCTTATCCGCCCTTCCATTACCAAATCCGAAAACGAAAACTGCTTTTGAAAATCGACTTTTAGCTTCATTCAGACAAAGGTCTTTGGATGAAAATTATatcagaaataattttaatgatgacGAAACAGCTCTTTATTTCAAGCTTCTATTTTTTGGGTGCCTTTGTATGCTTATCTGGAAATATATTTGGCTACTACCCGTCATGTTATTCTTTCTAGCAATCCATGTAATCAAGAAATCGCTAAATTTCTTTGGTGTTTGGTTATTCTGTGAGAatcaatacaataacataatgtCTAAAGTCGGAAGCTGGTGGAATGACAg AAAATCGGCCCTAATCCCAGCTCAAGTCCGAGGTGTTGGGAAGATGCTGTCCATCTGTAACAGGAGTGTTATAGATATGGCATATGAGTCAGTGGACACAGTATCAACTTGTATTGTCATCATAGgactaatattttttgtagtggtcactacaatatttatttgtatacag ATATATTCTGAGGCGATAGTGGTGGTACAGCTTAGTGGTAGTCTCTTGAACAGTACTTTTGTACAGAATAGCGAACTACACGCATACCTACCCGAGGGCTGGGAGGAAAAATTGGATTCTCTTATCGATAATGCGTACACTTATGGACGAGAAGGAATTTCTACAGGG ATAATGAGATAC GTTAAAAGCATTCTCAAAGAAGGTGACCCGGAAAAAATAGCACGCGTTGAACAACAAGTCTTGGAAATATGGGACCGAGTCTATCAGAGTTGGGTTTCTGGAACGTTCGCTGCACAGATGGGTCCTCAAGTTGATGGTTCCGCCGTTCAGGATTCTTGGGAAAATTTTGTCAACGATGTCGGTGCGCCAG GTATATTCGACTACAGCGGAATAGTATCTTGGGTTAAAGCAAATGTTGGAACTCTTAGTGCCATAGCAACCAATATCTGGGCACCGTTGGCCAGTAATGTGTCTCTGTTGGCCGGATCATTGGGTGCGTTCACTTCCTTGTTGCTGTGTGGAGGAGGcgctattataaatatgtttattaatttg GTGGTGTTTTTCACGACACTGTTTTATCTGTTGGCTTCGAGCAACGCCCTCTACAAACCCGTGGAAGTTATCACACGGGTTCAACCTAATTTCGGTCCTAGGCTGGGTATCGCTTTGTCCGTCGCTATTAATCAG GTGTTCAGAGCATCTTTCAAGATGGCGCTGTTTTACGGTCTGTGGACGTGGTTGGTTCACAACTTGTTTGGAgccaaagttgtttatttgccaTCTG TTTTAGCAGCAGTTTTAGGCGCGGCACCATTCCTAGGTCCATACCTAGCTGGTATTCCCGCGGCACTGGATGTATGGCTTCAGGGCAGACCGATGGCAGCATGCTTGCTGCCCATAGCTCAAGCAGCGCCCATAGCTTTCCTTGATGCTGCGGT
- the LOC126775786 gene encoding uncharacterized protein LOC126775786: MSRSIFLFIFIAIIRYTCGVRINFTNCHHPEWSCVNNVPNEIIYTCAVLRNDDFIIHLKDFYTDHIHSVTIQNCKDLRVVLDCPILQRPSRLQKFVVKDCGRLEFVSLSASSLLQTPPEVKMENIREIVSFPRNMFKSPITNTELKCMGASYYRKIHIVNSIINSIHTKAIYNVSGIKSVEFENVTITEIQSEGIEVITGNDNTIFGLINSRIEKFEFKGITIRSSTARILHSAFRDITENAINVTTDNLYIIGNTIKSVSAYGLNTKSINTDVTDNNIEFLKRNALAKVKCLRKVTNKKRMHFIRNEIKNVEPYSLYFDFASCKSAGSQIAFRENKIDCKCPNIAFLNSQSSNEQNSLILNLTNNNTCLVTSCVLPVEIVKLLESDMCHLNLDPQVMCFLYNDKHSTIKNNEVTTDDDVTEPAPTFYLIRQAKSLHGDAGAAMTAIDKDDLLKDSHLNMTNRTIIKVVFDSSKDFVETLRSTSRTRNRPIENKSPSKDEYVSHCIGTQCRNTAAYNRQRALDFYKYVYAQLRTPRQSVNKKTKT, encoded by the exons ATGTCTAGgagtatttttctatttatatttattgcaataattCGTTACACTTGTGGTGTCAGGATTAACTTTACGAATTGTCATCATCCCGAATGGTCTTGTGTCAATAATGTTCCGAATGAGATCATTTACACATGTGCGGTGCTTAGAAATGAT gaTTTCATTATTCATCTAAAGGATTTTTACACGGATCATATACACTCGGTCACAATTCAGAATTGTAAAGACCTACGTGTAGTTTTAGACTGTCCAATATTGCAAAGACCGTCGCGGTTACAAAAGTTCGTAGTTAAAGATTGTGGTAGATTGGAATTCGTTTCACTATCTGCTAGCTCCTTGTTACAAACACCGCCTGAGGTGAAGATGGAAAACATAAGAGAAATCGTATCGTTTCCAAGAAACATGTTCAAATCACCAATCACAAATACTGAATTGAAATGTATGGGAGCTTCATATTACAGAAAGATTCATAttgtaaatagtattataaattccATTCACACTAAAGCAATTTACAATGTGAGTGGCATTAAAAGTGTTGAATTCGAAAATGTTACCATAACAGAAATACAGAGTGAAGGTATTGAAGTTATTACGGGCAACGATAATACAATTTTTGGTCTTATTAACAGCAGAAttgaaaaatttgaatttaaaggCATAACAATACGAAGTTCCACGGCAAGGATATTACACAGCGCCTTTAGGGATATCACAGAAAACGCAATCAATGTAACAACAGATAACCTGTACATTATAGGGAATACTATTAAAAGTGTCAGCGCCTATGGATTGAATACGAAATCTATAAACACCGATGTTACGGACAATAACATCGAATTCCTCAAAAGGAATGCATTAGCAAAAGTGAAATGCCTTAGGAAAGTAACGAACAAGAAACGTATGCATTTCATCCgcaacgaaataaaaaatgtagagCCGTATTCGCTTTATTTTGACTTCGCGAGTTGTAAATCAGCGGGTTCGCAAATTGCTTTCAGGGAGAACAAAATTGACTGCAAATGTCCAAATATCGCATTCCTTAACTCCCAATCGAGTAATGAACAAAAcagtctaattttaaatttgaccaATAACAACACGTGCTTGGTCACATCCTGCGTGCTGCCCGTCGAAATCGTTAAGTTATTAGAAAGCGACATGTGCCATTTAAACCTTGACCCCCAAGTTATGTGTTTTCTCTACAACGATAAGCATTCCACGATTAAAAATAACGAAGTGACTACAGACGATGACGTCACGGAACCAGCGCCTACATTTTACTTGATAAGACAAGCTAAGTCCCTCCACGGAGACGCGGGGGCCGCTATGACTGCAATCGATAAGGACGATCTTCTAAAAGACAGTCATTTAAATATGACCAACAGAACTATTATTAAAGTCGTATTCGATTCTTCGAAAGACTTCGTTGAAACACTACGTAGTACAAGTCGGACTCGAAACAGACCTATAGAAAATAAATCTCCATCTAAAGATGAATACGTAAGTCATTGTATTGGCACGCAATGCCGGAACACCGCTGCATACAATCGACAACGAGCCTTGGATTTTTACAAATACGTATACGCGCAGCTGCGCACGCCGAGACAGAGCGTTAACAAGAAAACTAAAACCTAA